In Mus caroli chromosome 19, CAROLI_EIJ_v1.1, whole genome shotgun sequence, a genomic segment contains:
- the LOC110285296 gene encoding ubiquitin-like protein 5, translating to MIEVVCNNHLGKKVRVKCNSDDTGNLKKLIAAQTGTFWNKIVLKKWYTILKDHVSLGDYEIYDGLNLELSYQ from the coding sequence ATGATTGAGGTGGTTTGCAACAACCATCTAGGAAAGAAAGTTCGAGTTAAGTGCAACAGCGACGACACTGGCAACTTGAAGAAACTGATAGCAGCTCAAACTGGCACCTTCTGGAATAAGATCGTTCTTAAAAAGTGGTACACGATTCTTAAGGACCACGTGTCTCTGGGAGACTATGAAATCTACGATgggctgaacctggagctttctTACCAGTAG